The Planococcus donghaensis genome contains a region encoding:
- a CDS encoding DegV family protein yields the protein MRLFADSASDLPKEFFENEDVVLFPLRVHIGEQDYEDIRGIQSIKVFDAIRAGNHPKTSQVSPEEMLKAFEQLAIANEEGFYIAFSSELSGTYSTAVMVADQVREDYPDLKLTILDSKAASLGYGLLVKEAVKLRTAGHSLETILEKVRFMADHLESLFTVEDLDYMAKGGRISKGSAFVGGLLNIKPLLHVEEGRLVPIEKLRGRKKVVKRMIELMQERGSQLDQQTIAISHGDDEEFATILKQEIKQHFNPKDIEVHMIGSVIAAHTGPGTLALFFLNKIE from the coding sequence ATGAGGTTATTTGCTGATAGCGCATCTGATTTACCAAAAGAATTTTTTGAAAACGAAGACGTAGTTTTATTTCCATTGCGCGTACATATCGGAGAACAAGATTATGAAGATATTCGCGGGATTCAATCTATTAAAGTATTTGATGCAATTCGTGCTGGCAATCATCCTAAAACGTCGCAAGTGTCACCTGAAGAAATGCTTAAGGCCTTTGAACAACTAGCCATCGCAAATGAGGAAGGTTTTTATATTGCGTTCTCATCTGAGTTGTCAGGTACTTATAGCACAGCGGTAATGGTAGCAGACCAAGTACGTGAAGATTACCCAGATTTAAAACTGACAATACTCGATTCTAAAGCGGCTTCACTTGGATACGGTTTGTTAGTAAAAGAAGCTGTAAAACTGCGCACTGCCGGTCATTCTCTTGAAACGATTCTAGAGAAAGTTCGTTTTATGGCTGACCATTTAGAAAGTCTCTTTACCGTGGAAGATTTGGACTATATGGCTAAAGGCGGTCGAATTTCCAAAGGCAGCGCATTTGTTGGTGGATTATTAAACATCAAACCATTGCTTCATGTAGAAGAAGGAAGACTAGTGCCTATTGAGAAATTGCGTGGACGTAAAAAAGTTGTTAAACGCATGATTGAATTGATGCAAGAACGTGGTAGCCAATTAGATCAACAAACCATTGCCATTAGTCATGGCGATGACGAGGAATTTGCTACCATCTTGAAACAGGAAATCAAGCAACACTTTAACCCTAAAGATATTGAAGTTCATATGATTGGTTCTGTTATTGCTGCACATACTGGACCGGGCACATTGGCTTTATTTTTCCTTAATAAGATCGAATAG
- a CDS encoding CoA-disulfide reductase: MKKIVIIGAVGGGATAAGQLRFYNPDVQVVVFDRDSTMSYAACGTPYVIGDVIEDEQSIVLTNPEKFKKKRDIDVKLRHEVKEIDRDAKKVIVHNLETGEQFEESYDALILAPGGSAIMPKIEGIHSSKVFTLRNFEDMQRIDRFIKNEKPKSCVVSGGGFIGLEMAENLKNLGLDVSLVHRSPAIMSILDTDISLMIEKELALQDVKLLTGTEMIKTEGKTITLSNGIELQADFIIMSVGLRPNTELAVKAGLKIGETGGIQTNEFMQTDDPSIYAIGDASENFDMVTGDPKRVPLASPAHRQAFIAARHILGDKIAKKGLLGTSVLKIFSLTAAMTGLNEKTIKDKKLESATITHHGISNAGYYPDHSKITLKVHYNPHTRKILGAQCIGGKGVDKRIDVIVTAIYGGLTIDDLQALELCYAPPYSSPKDPINMVGYKAINDQ, translated from the coding sequence GTGAAAAAAATAGTCATTATAGGTGCTGTCGGCGGAGGCGCAACAGCTGCGGGTCAACTTCGATTTTACAATCCGGATGTCCAAGTAGTTGTTTTTGACCGAGATTCAACGATGTCCTATGCAGCATGCGGAACGCCCTATGTCATTGGGGATGTAATCGAAGACGAACAGTCAATTGTTTTAACAAATCCAGAGAAGTTTAAGAAAAAACGCGATATCGATGTTAAGTTAAGACACGAAGTGAAAGAAATCGATAGAGATGCTAAAAAAGTTATTGTGCACAATTTGGAAACCGGAGAACAATTCGAAGAATCATATGATGCTTTAATATTAGCGCCTGGTGGTTCTGCTATAATGCCTAAAATCGAGGGAATCCATTCTTCTAAAGTATTTACTTTACGTAATTTTGAAGACATGCAACGGATTGACCGTTTTATCAAAAACGAAAAACCAAAAAGTTGCGTTGTATCAGGTGGTGGATTTATCGGGCTTGAAATGGCAGAAAACCTAAAAAACCTCGGATTGGACGTATCGCTCGTTCATCGATCACCTGCTATTATGTCTATTTTAGACACTGATATTTCGCTAATGATTGAAAAAGAATTGGCTCTACAAGACGTAAAACTACTTACTGGTACAGAGATGATAAAAACCGAAGGCAAAACAATTACATTATCGAATGGCATTGAGTTGCAGGCTGACTTTATTATTATGAGTGTCGGGTTGAGACCTAACACTGAACTGGCTGTAAAAGCTGGGTTAAAAATTGGGGAGACCGGTGGAATTCAAACCAATGAATTTATGCAAACAGATGACCCTTCGATTTATGCGATTGGCGATGCTTCTGAAAACTTTGATATGGTGACGGGAGATCCAAAAAGAGTACCACTCGCTTCTCCTGCCCATCGACAAGCATTTATTGCGGCACGCCACATCTTAGGAGATAAAATAGCGAAAAAAGGATTACTTGGAACTTCTGTCTTAAAGATTTTTTCATTAACTGCTGCTATGACGGGATTAAATGAAAAAACGATCAAAGACAAAAAGTTAGAATCGGCTACAATTACGCATCATGGCATTTCAAATGCTGGCTATTATCCCGACCATTCTAAAATCACGTTAAAAGTACATTATAATCCACATACGAGAAAAATTTTAGGTGCTCAATGTATCGGTGGAAAAGGCGTCGATAAACGTATCGATGTTATCGTCACAGCTATATACGGGGGCTTAACGATTGATGATTTGCAGGCGTTAGAGCTTTGCTATGCGCCTCCTTATTCATCACCAAAAGATCCAATTAATATGGTTGGCTATAAAGCCATTAACGATCAATAA